From the Conger conger chromosome 14, fConCon1.1, whole genome shotgun sequence genome, one window contains:
- the LOC133109348 gene encoding troponin C, slow skeletal and cardiac muscles, producing the protein MDDIYKAAVEQLTEEQKNEFRAAFDIFVQDAEDGCISTKELGKVMRMLGQNPTPEELQEMIDEVDEDGSGTVDFDEFLVMMVRCMKDDSKGKSEEELAELFRMFDKNADGYIDLEELKIMLEATGEAITEDDIEELMKDGDKNNDGKIDYDEFLEFMKGVE; encoded by the exons ATGGACGACATTTACAAAGCAGCG GTAGAGCAGCTCACAGAAGAACAGAAAAATG AGTTCCGGGCTGCTTTTGACATCTTCGTGCAGGATGCAGAGGACGGGTGTATCAGCACTAAGGAGCTGGGGAAGGTGATGAGGATGCTGGGACAGAACCCTACTCCtgaggagctgcaggagatgatcgACGAGGTGGATGAAGATG GCAGTGGCACGGTGGACTTTGATGAGTTCTTAGTCATGATGGTGAGGTGTATGAAGGACGACAGCAAAGGGAAATCTGAAGAGGAACTGGCAGAGCTCTTCAGGATGTTTGATAA GAATGCAGACGGCTACATTGacctggaggagctgaagaTCATGCTGGAAGCCACTGGAGAAGCCATCACTGAGGATGATATAGAGGAGTTAATGAAGGACGGAGACAAAAACAACGATGGAAAGATTGATTATGACG AGTTCTTGGAGTTCATGAAGGGAGTTGAATAA
- the rpl29 gene encoding 60S ribosomal protein L29 has product MAKSKNHTTHNQSRKAHRNGIKKPRSNRYESLKGVDPKFLRNMRFAKKHNKKGLKKAMAAKEAPK; this is encoded by the exons ATGGCAAAGTCGAAGAACCACACCACCCACAACCAAT CGCGCAAAGCTCACAGAAATGGAATCAAGAAACCAAGGTCGAACCGCTACGAATCTCTGAAGGGA GTTGACCCCAAGTTCTTGAGGAACATGCGCTTTGCCAAGAAGCACAACAAGAAGGGGCTCAAGAAGGCCATGGCAGCAAAGGAGGCTCCCAAATAA